ATTGCTTATAAGATATTTTGTAAAATAAAGGGAGCGAAGAAAAAAGTGTTTACGCTATTTTTTACGCAGAGCCTCTGGAATGTAGGCGCAAGCGGGGTCAGATTCCGCTATGTCGCCCGTGTAGGCGTAAGCTCGGTTTCTGCATCCGCCGCAGATTTCGCGGTACTCGCAAACTCCGCATTTGCCCTTTAGCACGTTTCGGGCTTGGAATTTGTTGTAGTAGGGTGATTGTTTGACTTCTTCCCAGGCGGTAGTTAAGCTTTTGTTTCTTATGTTGCCCAGCATTAACGGTTCAGAAGGCTGCAGGTCTGTGTAGAAGCAGGGGATTAAGTCACCGTTTTCTGTTACGCTCAAATATCCGCCGAAGGCGAAGTAGGTGCATTTACCATGGAACTCCTTCTCGTACCACTCGTTAAACTGTGCCTCAGGGATTCTTTGTTTTACAACTCGGGCAAAATGTGGGCAATGAACGTGCACTTCAAATTTGCCTCTGTACTTTTCTGTGATGTCCCAAATGTGATTCAAAACCCACTCGTACTGTTCAGGTGTGGGGGTCAGTTCCATGGTGGATTTTGCTCTGCCACTGGGCACCAAGTGATTGTACCAGACGAAGTTAGCATGGTATTTGTCAGCTAATTCGGCAACGTGGTCAAGGTACTTGTAGTTTACGGTCGTTATTGCACAGGCTAAGCCGTTTAGGATTTTGCCCTTGGAAAGTTTTTCGATGGCTGCCAACGCTTTCTTGTACGAGCCTATTCCGCGCAGTTGGTCGTTGATTTCTTCTGGCCCGTCAATGCTGACAGATGTCCAAACTTGGTTTTTCACCAAATTATCGTATATGTCGCCGTCAACAAAGCATCCGTTGGTTAATAGGCACACGTTTAAGCCTTTGCTCTTAGCGTAAGTCACAATCTCAAAGATGTCTTTGCGCATGAGCGGTTCGCCACCTTTTATTCCGAACCATCTTACGCCGAACTTGTGCACTTCATCAACCAAATGGAACGCTTCTTGCGTAGTCATTTCTCTTGGAGCATGTTGACCTGTAGCATCAACATTGCAGTATCTGCATCGAGCGTTGCAGGCTCCTGTTGCTCTCCAAGAAGTCATAAGTAAAGGACCTTTATGCGTCAAGGTAAAACCAACCCCAAATTCTCTTCAATGATTGATTGTTTAACGTTTCTTTTCAACCTAAAAAAGATTATGCGCTGACTTCTTATTTTCATTTACGATGTTTTTTAGCAATTATAGCTTGCTGGAATATTTGCTGAAAGCGCATTTCTGCTGGATTCAGTAAAGCTTATACTCAAATAAACTTATGAATATGATTGGGCAAGGAATCGAAGTATCTCTTGACAAGAATCCATATGTTGCCCATGAATATGCGGGGGTAAACTACAATAAGAAAATTCCCAATCATAGCAATTCTATCTTTCTTGTTGCTTTCATCAGTTTACGCTCCAATTTCACTCTACCAAACGAACTCTGTTAGTGCACAAGTTAACGCTTCAAACAGCGCGGTTTTGAACCAGTATGATTGGCCCCAGTTCCAAGGCGATTCCTCTTACGCTCGGTTTTCAGCAGGCCCCGCCCCCAACAAATTCTCAATCTTGTGGGAAACTAACATGACTGAAATTCAACCCTACATCTCAGCGTTCAACGGAAAAATCTACGCCTGCAACCACACGCACGCTTTAGCGCTTGACCAAACAGGAAAAATCGTGTGGGGAACAGCTTTTCCTGAACGTACAACGTGGCCTGTCGCCTACAAAATCGATGATTCACACATGGTAGTGGAGAACTATTGTTTTAACCCCGAAACAGGCGCTCTGCTGTGGACCAGCACTGATTTTAATGCTTTCACAGGCATCTTCAACAGCAACGTCTACAGCCCCGAAGAAAAAATGTTCTACACCAAAGTCGGCTCCTACATAGAAGCTTGGGACTTCTCAAACCCAGCAAAACCGCCAACACGAACGTGGAGAACCTACATACGCGGCGGCGGCATAACAGGCATCGGAACTGCATACGGCGACGGCAAGGTTTTCACTGGCTCGTTTGAGAACCAGCAGTTGGCGCTTGATGCCAAAACAGGCGATGTTTTATGGACAACCCTGACCAAGGGTCCAATGGTTTTCACGGGTGCTTACTCTGATGGCAGATACTTCAAGGGAGGCACAGACGACAACACAATGTACTGCTTTAACGCCACAAACGGCGAAATCCTCTGGACATACAAACCTGACACAAACGGCTACTTCGTCACAGGCTGCGCTGTAGCATACGGCATGGTTTATGAAATGAACAAAGACGGTTTCCTCTACGCTTTCGATGTGGAAACAGGCGAGGTAATGTGGAAGTACAAGGGTCCAAACGATTCGCTCATGTGGCCTGGAATGCCCACAGTTGCAGACGGCAAACTCTACGTGACAACAGGGCAATCCGCCCAGTACAATGCTCCTGAAGGCATATCCGAGTTCTCTTGTTTAAACGCTTTCACAGGTGAAACTATTTGGTCACTTACCTTAGAAGCGTTGCCACCACGAGAATCTGTTGCCATTGCTTACGGCATGTTGCTTATGATTCCAGGTGACGTAACAACAGCGGTTGATACGATTTCAGGAACCGAGTACACTACAGCTAACCAGATATGGGCAATTGGAGAGAAATCGGTTCCCGTTAGTTCTTGGCCTATGTGGCGTGCTGACCCAGTCCACTCGTCTACAGCGCCAATTGGTCCAGCAAACCTTTCTTTGACTTGGAAGTTTGAAACAAAAGGCTCAGTTATTTCTTCACCAAGCGTAGTGGACGGCATAGTCTACTTTGGCTCTCAAGATAAGAACATATATGCCATCGGCGCATGGAGCGGCCAGTTGATTTGGAAATATGAAACCTTGGCACCCATCGAATCTTCCCCTGCAGTTGTGAACGGCAGAGTTTACACGGGAGGCGACGACGGCTACGTTTACTGTTTAGATGCATACAAGGGCACGCTAATCTGGAAAACATTTGTAAACGGCGATTTACCTTTCACCTTCGGCAACTTGGTTTTGAAATCTTCACCTGCAGTTGCTGACGGCATAGTTTACGTCGGTTCCTTAGACAATTACACGTATGCTATTAACGCAAACAACGGCGACATCGTGTGGAAAACCAAAACTGAAGGTCCAGTTTCGTCTTCACCAGCGGTAGCTGGGGGTGCTGTCTACATATTGTCTGAGGAACCCCAGACAGGAGCTTTCTACAAGTTTGATGCCAAAACTGGCGATGTAATCTGGAAGAAAAAGTTCCCCTACCGAATTTCCTTTGCCGGCGGTACCCAAATGATGGGTTCTCCATCCGTCGCTGATGGCATGGTGTTTGCAATGTCTAACTGGGGCGATTACTTCTGCATAGACACCCAAACTGGCGCGATAAAGTGGACTTTTTCAAACCCGACAGCCAGCGAGTTTATTGTTTCTTCACCCATTTACGTTGACGGCAAAGTTTTCGTCATTGACAAATTCAACTTGGCATGTCTCGACGCAACCAACGGTTACACCATTTGGAGTACGTATACAGGCGACGAGTTGTATGTTGCTCCTTCTTATGCTGACGGCAAAGTCTACATGGTAACGAGTCAACGTAACATATTCGTCCTAGACGTAACCAATAACGGTACAAAAATCGCGACTGCCACCACAGGCTCCAGCAGTTGGTCATCGCCAACTATAGCTAACGGAAGATTGTATGTGGGATGCCACGACTGGAATGTTTACTGCTACTCCGAATCATACACTCAAGGTGAAAGCACACCTGCTCCTACATCTACGCCAACACCGTTCGAGTTGCCCTCTGAATACATGGTTTTAATTGCAGTCGCAGTCATCATAGTTGTCATCTTTGTTTCTGTCGGCTACTTTGTTTTGAAACGGGCTAACATCTCCCTTTCAAACCGCTTCTCCGAGAAACCCACTGATTAAAAGTACTCCTGCTCAGCGCGCTCTTAACTTGAAGAAACCGATTTTCTGGTCACAATTGACAGAACCCGAACATATTTGGAGCATATTAGAAACTCTATGCAGAAACCTATAGGGGGTGGGTTACTATTGGTGATTTTGGCGGTCAATAGCATGTTGAAAACTTGTTGTCACGTTATTCTGAAAACGCAACTTAAACGTAGCGGTGTTGTCGGATTTCGTAAACGCTTAATAAGTTAACATGTTTAGTCTAACATCCAAAACAATTCAAACTCGCTTGGATGTTAAAGCAATGAAAGTTGTTGTTCACTGGAGCGGCGGAAAAGACTGCTGCACAGCACTCCACAAAGTAATCGAGCAGGGACACGAAGTAGCATGCTTGGTTACGTACATTTACATGGATCCCTACATTTTCCACAGCTTCAAAGTCATAGAGCTGCAAGCGAAAACGCTGGGGCTTCCGCACCAGTTTGTAAAAATCACAGACAACCGTTATGACGATATTATGGGTACCCTTGAACGGCTACATAAAGAAGAAGGCGTCGAAGCCATAGTCACAGGCGACATCGACAACGTCCATCATAGGCGCGTGTGGAAAGACGCTTGCAAAAAATTAGGCGTCAAACTCTTAATGCCGCTTTGGGATAGACCGCTCAACCTGATTCCAGGCAGTCGCTACCGCAAGCGAATCATGGAAATTGAGCAGTCAACAGGAGTTAAAGCAATCCTGAGCTGCATTGACCAAAGATACTTCACGCAGGATTGGCTGGGGCGCTGGATTGACAGGAAATGCATCGAAGACATGAAGCCCCTCGTTGGTCCAGCAGGTAAAGGAATAGATGTCTCAGGCGAGCCTGGCGAGTACCACTCAACTTCACTTGATGCGCCATTGTTCAAGGAACGCATTGAAATAACCAAATTCACCAAGAAAAGCAAAGTGGTTGATTTTGGAGGCTCGCCCTTCAGAGAGGGAAACTTTCTCTATATGGATATTGAAGAAGCCGTTCTTAAACCCAAAAACCAAAACACCCCTTCCCTAAAACAGTAGTTCAAGCCTTTTTTGATTGGTTTGTTTTTTTATAGTAGAAGAAGAGAGTGCCCGCCCTACTCATCATCTACCAGCAGATATTGTAAATTATTGCTTTT
The nucleotide sequence above comes from Candidatus Bathyarchaeota archaeon. Encoded proteins:
- a CDS encoding radical SAM protein, whose translation is MTSWRATGACNARCRYCNVDATGQHAPREMTTQEAFHLVDEVHKFGVRWFGIKGGEPLMRKDIFEIVTYAKSKGLNVCLLTNGCFVDGDIYDNLVKNQVWTSVSIDGPEEINDQLRGIGSYKKALAAIEKLSKGKILNGLACAITTVNYKYLDHVAELADKYHANFVWYNHLVPSGRAKSTMELTPTPEQYEWVLNHIWDITEKYRGKFEVHVHCPHFARVVKQRIPEAQFNEWYEKEFHGKCTYFAFGGYLSVTENGDLIPCFYTDLQPSEPLMLGNIRNKSLTTAWEEVKQSPYYNKFQARNVLKGKCGVCEYREICGGCRNRAYAYTGDIAESDPACAYIPEALRKK
- a CDS encoding PQQ-binding-like beta-propeller repeat protein; protein product: MTEIQPYISAFNGKIYACNHTHALALDQTGKIVWGTAFPERTTWPVAYKIDDSHMVVENYCFNPETGALLWTSTDFNAFTGIFNSNVYSPEEKMFYTKVGSYIEAWDFSNPAKPPTRTWRTYIRGGGITGIGTAYGDGKVFTGSFENQQLALDAKTGDVLWTTLTKGPMVFTGAYSDGRYFKGGTDDNTMYCFNATNGEILWTYKPDTNGYFVTGCAVAYGMVYEMNKDGFLYAFDVETGEVMWKYKGPNDSLMWPGMPTVADGKLYVTTGQSAQYNAPEGISEFSCLNAFTGETIWSLTLEALPPRESVAIAYGMLLMIPGDVTTAVDTISGTEYTTANQIWAIGEKSVPVSSWPMWRADPVHSSTAPIGPANLSLTWKFETKGSVISSPSVVDGIVYFGSQDKNIYAIGAWSGQLIWKYETLAPIESSPAVVNGRVYTGGDDGYVYCLDAYKGTLIWKTFVNGDLPFTFGNLVLKSSPAVADGIVYVGSLDNYTYAINANNGDIVWKTKTEGPVSSSPAVAGGAVYILSEEPQTGAFYKFDAKTGDVIWKKKFPYRISFAGGTQMMGSPSVADGMVFAMSNWGDYFCIDTQTGAIKWTFSNPTASEFIVSSPIYVDGKVFVIDKFNLACLDATNGYTIWSTYTGDELYVAPSYADGKVYMVTSQRNIFVLDVTNNGTKIATATTGSSSWSSPTIANGRLYVGCHDWNVYCYSESYTQGESTPAPTSTPTPFELPSEYMVLIAVAVIIVVIFVSVGYFVLKRANISLSNRFSEKPTD
- a CDS encoding diphthine--ammonia ligase encodes the protein MKVVVHWSGGKDCCTALHKVIEQGHEVACLVTYIYMDPYIFHSFKVIELQAKTLGLPHQFVKITDNRYDDIMGTLERLHKEEGVEAIVTGDIDNVHHRRVWKDACKKLGVKLLMPLWDRPLNLIPGSRYRKRIMEIEQSTGVKAILSCIDQRYFTQDWLGRWIDRKCIEDMKPLVGPAGKGIDVSGEPGEYHSTSLDAPLFKERIEITKFTKKSKVVDFGGSPFREGNFLYMDIEEAVLKPKNQNTPSLKQ